The Bombus fervidus isolate BK054 chromosome 6, iyBomFerv1, whole genome shotgun sequence genome contains a region encoding:
- the LOC139988187 gene encoding odorant receptor 13a-like, which yields MPPIIALFLSMSMYLNAIFNTKKMRDVLLFIKNNHNYYANRPEKLILRYYDVQGRKITLYYALYVYTTVVAYITIPAISLLIDVIVPSNHSEEKSFPIELDYGVDTQEYFYYLFIHSYMTIAMIANLIASCDTTYMLYAQHGCALFAIVSYELRTVHILDASSLINLKDHRLFENYKNTGLLPEEEKKICAKLFLCIKEYQNAIRYCNLVESLFAKSIFVQLFFNVVCLSIAGVETVMKLGNAADTIRFGSFTFAQAAHIFVLCLPGQRLLNHSEEVYNAACETMWYIFPKKCHNLYKFLLARTLVFSKITAFKVATMSMETFLAIIQTAMSYFTVLLSTT from the exons ATGCCACCGATCATAGCACTCTTCCTTTCTATGTCGATGTATCTCAACGCAATTTTTAACACAAAAAAG ATGAGGGATGTACTgttattcattaaaaataaccaTAATTACTATGCGAATCGTCCAGAAAAGCTGATTCTTCGATATTATGACGtacaaggaagaaaaattacacTTTATTATGCCT TATACGTTTACACAACAGTGGTGGCTTACATAACGATACCAGCAATATCGCTGCTAATTGATGTCATTGTACCCTCGAATCATTCAGAAGAGAAAAGCTTTCCAATTGAACTCGATTATGGCGTGGACAcacaagaatatttttattatctattcATACATTCATACATGACAATAGCCATGATTGCCAATTTAATTGCTTCTTGTGATACTACATACATGCTATACGCCCAACATGGCTGTGCTTTGTTCGCAATTGTGAG tTACGAATTGAGAACTGTGCACATTTTGGATGCGAGtagtttgataaatttaaaggATCATCGTTTATTCGAGAACTACAAAAATACCGGATTATTGccggaagaagagaagaaaatttgcGCGAAACTGTTTCTTTGTATAAAAGAATATCAAAATGCAATAAG atACTGTAATCTTGTCGAATCATTGTTCGCCAAATCCATATTCGTTCAATTGTTCTTTAACGTTGTCTGCCTTAGCATTGCAGGAGTCGAA ACTGTAATGAAACTAGGCAATGCAGCCGATACGATACGATTTGGATCATTTACATTCGCGCAAGCTGCTCACATATTCGTCCTCTGCCTTCCTGGGCAAAGATTATTGAATCACAGCGAAGAGGTGTACAACGCGGC ATGCGAGACTATGTGGTATATATTTCCTAAAAAGtgtcataatttatataaatttttactcGCAAGGACTTTAGTATTTAGCAAAATCACAGCTTTCAAAGTAGCGACCATGTCAATGGAAACTTTTCTCGCG ATTATTCAAACAGCAATGAGTTATTTTACCGTGTTGCTTTCAACTacatga